In the Engystomops pustulosus chromosome 2, aEngPut4.maternal, whole genome shotgun sequence genome, one interval contains:
- the LOC140119193 gene encoding uncharacterized protein, whose amino-acid sequence MIHRGDLSSQAMKDTTAALNRLNDITMEDNMLLVTADVEALYTSIRHTDGLTAVKFFLETSNLPRDLSELLLKLLNFILTHNFFTFKDCFFLQTQGTAMGAACAPSYANLFLGAWERKIFLTDPIQGIERVHNWMRYIDDVLFIWQGTLEELHVFMKDLNRNTENIKLTYKAGSEMEFLDIKMKTDKEGKIKTEVFRKQTATNSLLHAESAHIPSTIKGIPVGQFLRLKRICSDELSFEQQAADLKIRFRERGYSRKNIERAYRRAKFTPRKELLCPNEEDKKLKTAREGNATRLITTYNKNWKKLTSTISKYWPILHTDKNISQLITKQPKITARRAQNLKDRLVHSHYIPEKNNPFGTKGPKWGCFPCKNCKACENIQRGDTFWDQKYKKEYKITQYISCKTSGIIYHATCPCGKIYIGLTTREFKLRVGEHIRDIENAKSEEHIESLKTLPRHFKLCHQCNPKGLVFKGIDKLFETSKRLWGRSTYQRWRSLPGERFLNEIEDLQEEVEVR is encoded by the exons ATGATCCACCGGGGAGACCTATCGTCTCAGGCAATGAAG GACACAACAGCGGCCTTGAACAGGCTGAATGACATAACAATGGAAGATAATATGCTTCTTGTAACGGCCGACGTAGAAGCCCTATACACCTCTATCAGACACACAGATGGCTTAACCGCAGTGAAATTCTTTTTGGAAACAAGTAATCTCCCTAGAGACCTATCCGAACTCCTTCTGAAATTATTGAACTTTATCCTGACCCACAATTTCTTCACATTCAAGGATTGTTTCTTCCTCCAGACCCAAGGAACAGCAATGGGGGCCgcgtgtgccccctcatatgccaatttaTTCCTTGGGGCATGGGAAAGAAAAATTTTTCTGACAGACCCAATCCAAGGAATAGAGCGGGTACACAACTGGATGCGATACATCGATGATGTACTATTCATTTGGCAAGGAACCTTGGAAGaattacatgtatttatgaaagaCCTCAATAGGAATACAGAGAACATCAAATTAACGTATAAAGCGGGCTCCGAGATGGAGTTCCTGGACATTAAGATGAAGACGGATAAAGAAGGCAAAATCAAAACAGAAGTGTTTAGGAAACAAACAGCTACCAACTCCCTTCTGCATGCTGAGTCAGCACATATTCCCTCAACAATAAAAGGGATACCAGTGGGGCAATTTCTAAGATTAAAACGCATATGCTCGGACGAACTTAGCTTCGAACAACAAGCAGCAGACTTGAAAATACGCTTTAGAGAACGGGGATATTCAAGAAAAAACATTGAGAGGGCCTATCGTAGGGCCAAATTCACACCTAGGAAAGAACTGCTATGTCCCAATGAGGAAGACAAAAAACTGAAGACAGCTAGAGAAGGCAATGCCACACGTTTAATTACAACATataacaaaaactggaaaaaactgaCTTCCACAATCTCTAAATATTGGCCCATTCTGCATACGGACAAGAACATAAGTCAATTGATcacaaaacaaccaaaaattacAGCACGAAGAGCTCAAAATTTAAAAGATAGGTTGGTTCATAGCCACTATATTCCGGAAAAGAATAACCCCTTTGGAACAAAAGGCCCCAAATGGGGATGCTTCCCATGTAAAAACTGTAAGGCTTGTGAGAATATCCAAAGGGGAGATACCTTCTGGGATCAAAAATATAAGAAGGAATATAAGATTACACAATACATCTCATGTAAAACTTCTGGAATAATATATCATGCAACATGCCCTTGTGGAAAGATTTATATTGGTCTCACGACAAGAGAATTTAAACTACGTGTCGGCGAACATATAAGGGACATCGAGAACGCGAAATCAGAGGAGCACATTGAATCGTTGAAGACATTACCAAGACACTTTAAACTATGTCATCAATGTAATCCGAAGGGGCTAGTCTTCAAAGGCATCGACAAG CTATTTGAAACATCCAAGAGGTTATGGGGAAGAAGTACTTACCAAAGGTGGCGGAGCCTGCCGGGAGAGAGATTTCTGAATGAAATTGAAGATCTACAAGAAGAAGTAGAAGTAAGATGA